In one Pasteuria penetrans genomic region, the following are encoded:
- a CDS encoding tRNA (adenine(22)-N(1))-methyltransferase — MSRHISKRLRAIAALVPEGDRVADIGCDHAQLLIHLALTHRLRMGIGGDIHPGPLAQAQLNLQAQPISLPISLQLGNGLKVLQNYIVDSIVIAGLGGKKIVTMLEEGSHFLRGVHTLVLQPNNGSAMVRYWLANHQWCLVEEDLVEERDYLYEIMVARPGWGDLPYRSHVIARSFLRTFGPLLWKKRHPLLAKRWQREWERCGRVLASLQNPSHPHTQHWWYWRDILREGNKILHQRCRTHSEYQPLLPPSQRIQTSF; from the coding sequence TTGTCGCGACACATATCCAAACGTTTACGGGCCATCGCAGCCCTTGTACCCGAGGGGGACAGGGTAGCTGATATAGGTTGCGATCATGCCCAACTCCTCATCCATCTGGCCCTCACCCACCGGCTACGAATGGGCATAGGGGGGGATATCCACCCGGGACCCCTGGCGCAGGCGCAGCTAAACCTACAAGCACAGCCCATTTCTCTACCGATTTCGTTGCAATTAGGAAATGGATTAAAAGTCCTACAAAATTACATTGTAGATAGTATTGTGATTGCAGGCCTTGGAGGGAAAAAAATCGTTACAATGTTGGAGGAGGGTTCCCATTTTCTCAGGGGTGTCCATACCCTGGTCCTACAACCCAATAATGGCAGTGCAATGGTACGATATTGGTTAGCAAACCACCAATGGTGTTTAGTAGAGGAGGATCTCGTAGAGGAACGGGACTACCTCTATGAGATCATGGTCGCCCGACCCGGGTGGGGGGACCTCCCCTATCGGTCCCATGTAATCGCACGCTCTTTCCTAAGGACCTTTGGACCACTACTATGGAAAAAACGTCATCCTCTGCTCGCAAAACGATGGCAAAGGGAATGGGAACGCTGTGGGCGTGTTCTAGCCTCGCTACAAAATCCATCCCATCCGCATACTCAACACTGGTGGTATTGGAGGGATATCCTAAGGGAGGGGAATAAGATTCTCCATCAACGATGTCGTACCCACAGCGAATACCAACCGCTTCTTCCCCCCTCCCAACGGATACAAACATCATTCTGA
- a CDS encoding Nif3-like dinuclear metal center hexameric protein — MKGKEEVEGKVFTHLLDTLVPPNYAEPKDPIGLQIGDPNAGVKGVILTLDLNEQTLQVARERGANWVLVHHAPLYRPSNSVTTNLPTGRLIRQCLTMEIQIFVLHTNLDVVPWGINEVLAQRLGLQSSTPLLSQGRPLHHKLVVYVPMEHLDTLKRSIFRAGAGHIGNYSQCSFFMEGEGSFFSEEGAQPAVGTVGRQEFVREARLETLVPMDVWPRVREAMLQAHPYEEVAYDLYPLKNVMDNVGMGRIGQLAQPSFLGDWAKEVGRAYEISHVRYVGNPRKRVQRVALLGGSGGKFWPEALRQGADVYLTGDLDHHTVLDAQAAGLCLVDPGHCVEGLGLSALEERLQKVFPQLPFYTLITPNPFQIALTPS; from the coding sequence ATGAAGGGAAAAGAAGAGGTGGAGGGGAAGGTATTCACACACCTTCTCGATACCCTGGTACCACCCAATTATGCTGAGCCCAAGGATCCTATTGGACTGCAAATTGGAGACCCCAACGCTGGCGTGAAGGGGGTTATATTGACACTGGATTTGAATGAACAGACCCTGCAAGTGGCACGGGAAAGAGGAGCCAACTGGGTCCTTGTTCATCATGCACCCCTATACAGACCCTCCAACTCCGTAACCACGAATCTACCCACAGGACGTTTGATACGCCAATGTTTGACAATGGAAATACAAATTTTTGTGTTGCATACGAATTTGGATGTGGTACCGTGGGGAATCAACGAGGTTCTGGCGCAGCGTTTAGGGTTGCAATCATCCACCCCCCTTCTGTCCCAGGGGCGGCCCCTACATCATAAGTTAGTTGTATATGTGCCCATGGAACACCTCGACACCTTGAAAAGGTCCATTTTTCGCGCTGGCGCTGGTCACATAGGGAATTATAGTCAGTGTTCCTTTTTTATGGAAGGGGAGGGTTCCTTCTTTTCAGAGGAAGGTGCACAACCCGCGGTGGGCACGGTGGGACGACAGGAATTTGTTAGGGAAGCTCGTCTAGAGACACTGGTACCCATGGATGTGTGGCCCAGGGTAAGAGAGGCTATGTTGCAAGCCCATCCCTATGAGGAAGTAGCTTATGATCTTTACCCGTTGAAAAATGTAATGGATAACGTGGGTATGGGAAGGATTGGTCAGTTGGCCCAACCATCCTTTCTGGGGGATTGGGCCAAAGAGGTTGGCCGTGCTTATGAAATCAGCCATGTCCGTTATGTTGGTAATCCCCGCAAAAGAGTGCAAAGGGTTGCACTACTTGGGGGCTCTGGAGGTAAGTTTTGGCCAGAAGCATTACGCCAGGGGGCGGATGTTTATCTTACCGGAGATCTGGATCATCATACCGTACTGGACGCACAGGCAGCAGGTCTCTGTCTTGTGGATCCTGGTCACTGTGTAGAAGGGTTAGGATTATCAGCCTTGGAGGAAAGACTCCAAAAAGTCTTCCCCCAACTACCGTTTTATACTCTTATAACACCCAACCCATTCCAAATCGCACTCACACCCTCATAG
- a CDS encoding CAP domain-containing protein yields MQQGYNHPSRVRPSRAPCCNQGITSFFHTPLPQRSHQGAVRRYHLGPVRDGRTVSSLVAFVPDPHQTIMFNTQPGASYSRICVGNQEPKIAEDILLENGVFHKINEFRQQNGLGSLILHNKGQHVARCKTLHMAENQYFHHHWSIPLTDGSVVERNSFDMLIDLQIVFKRVDELLLVSARDAHAEQVTASWIQNEDSKKSLLHVEHSHMSIGFARGSYQGSDVFYWSQMLFQFR; encoded by the coding sequence ATGCAACAAGGATACAACCATCCCAGCCGTGTACGCCCCTCCCGTGCTCCATGTTGTAATCAGGGCATAACCTCTTTCTTTCACACCCCCCTTCCACAAAGAAGTCATCAAGGGGCTGTCAGGCGCTATCATCTTGGTCCCGTAAGGGATGGCAGAACGGTCTCGTCGTTGGTAGCCTTCGTTCCAGATCCCCATCAAACCATAATGTTCAACACGCAACCTGGAGCCTCCTACTCGCGCATTTGTGTTGGGAATCAGGAACCTAAGATTGCTGAAGATATACTGTTGGAAAATGGGGTATTCCATAAAATTAATGAATTTAGACAGCAAAATGGCCTCGGTTCACTTATCCTCCATAATAAAGGGCAACACGTAGCACGCTGTAAGACCCTCCACATGGCAGAAAATCAATACTTTCATCACCACTGGTCCATTCCTCTCACCGATGGTTCTGTAGTTGAGAGAAACAGTTTTGATATGCTTATTGATTTACAAATTGTTTTCAAGCGGGTTGATGAACTCTTGTTGGTAAGCGCTAGGGATGCCCATGCAGAACAGGTTACTGCCTCTTGGATACAGAACGAGGATAGCAAAAAGAGCCTACTACACGTAGAACACAGTCATATGAGTATCGGGTTTGCTCGGGGATCATACCAAGGGAGCGATGTGTTCTATTGGTCGCAAATGTTATTTCAATTCCGTTGA